In one Thioclava sp. ES.031 genomic region, the following are encoded:
- the pobA gene encoding 4-hydroxybenzoate 3-monooxygenase has translation MKTQVAIIGGGPAGLLLSQLLDLHGIESVVLERRSRDYVLSRIRAGVLEQGTVDLLRAAEVGARMDRQGEIHDGVEISWHDERLNIDIKDLTGRGVMVYGQTEVTQDLYTARDARGGTVLHEAEVTAIEGIEGDGVTVHFTHEGEAKTLTADFVAGCDGFHGPSRKAIPESHRQEFERAYPFGWLGLLSETPPAAPELIYAAHDRGFALCSMRSPTLSRYYVQVPLSEKLEDWPAERFWDELRTRIPADVAETLVTGEPLEMSIAPLRSFVSEPMRHGRLFLAGDSAHIVPPTGAKGLNLAASDVYYLHRAFDRFYNHGTSEGLDAYSETALSRVWKCERFSWWMTSMLHDFPETGAFERRMQRAEFEYLQMSETARKSFAENYVGLPY, from the coding sequence ATGAAGACCCAAGTCGCTATCATCGGTGGGGGCCCGGCCGGGCTGCTGCTGTCGCAATTGCTCGACCTGCATGGGATCGAGAGCGTCGTGCTGGAACGTCGCTCGCGCGACTATGTTCTGTCGCGGATCCGGGCCGGGGTGCTCGAACAGGGCACCGTCGATCTGCTGCGCGCCGCCGAAGTGGGTGCGCGGATGGACCGTCAGGGCGAAATTCATGACGGGGTCGAGATCTCGTGGCATGACGAGCGGCTCAATATCGACATCAAGGACCTGACGGGCCGCGGGGTGATGGTCTATGGCCAGACCGAGGTGACGCAGGACCTGTATACCGCCCGCGATGCGCGCGGCGGCACCGTGTTGCACGAGGCCGAGGTGACCGCGATCGAGGGGATCGAAGGCGACGGCGTCACCGTGCATTTCACCCATGAGGGCGAGGCCAAGACCCTGACCGCCGATTTCGTCGCGGGCTGCGACGGCTTCCACGGCCCCTCGCGCAAGGCGATCCCGGAAAGCCATCGTCAGGAATTCGAGCGCGCCTATCCGTTCGGCTGGCTCGGCCTTCTGTCCGAGACGCCGCCCGCCGCGCCCGAGCTGATCTACGCCGCCCATGATCGGGGCTTTGCGCTGTGTTCGATGCGCTCGCCCACGCTGAGCCGCTATTACGTTCAGGTGCCTCTCAGCGAGAAGCTGGAAGACTGGCCCGCCGAGCGGTTCTGGGACGAGCTGCGCACCCGCATCCCGGCCGATGTGGCCGAGACGCTGGTCACCGGCGAGCCGCTGGAGATGTCGATCGCGCCGCTGCGCAGCTTCGTCTCCGAGCCGATGCGCCACGGGCGTCTGTTCCTTGCGGGCGACAGCGCCCATATCGTGCCGCCGACCGGCGCGAAGGGTCTCAACCTCGCGGCCTCGGATGTCTATTATTTGCACCGCGCCTTCGATCGGTTCTACAACCACGGCACGTCCGAAGGGCTCGACGCTTATTCCGAGACGGCGCTGTCGCGGGTCTGGAAATGCGAGCGCTTCTCGTGGTGGATGACCTCGATGCTGCATGATTTCCCGGAAACGGGTGCGTTCGAGCGCCGGATGCAGCGCGCGGAGTTCGAATATCTCCAGATGTCGGAGACCGCACGCAAGAGCTTTGCTGAAAACTACGTGGGCCTGCCTTACTGA
- a CDS encoding TRAP transporter substrate-binding protein, which translates to MKFTKLLGLSAAAMLWASGSFAQEITLKLHHFLGAKAPVQTQMLEPWAKRVEELSNGKVKIEIYPAMTLGGRPPELVQQARDGVVDLVWTLNGYTPGLFPRTEVFELPTVFNNDPAATNLAMRDMFDKELKQEYEDKGLEVMFLHAHAGNGIHTVDTPVHSPADVKGMKLRTPSRTGAWVIEALNAQPVAMPVPELPQALSKKVVDGALIPWEIIPALKLQQQTEYQVEGQDHWRLGTSIFQVSMNKAKWDSLPDDVKAAFRKASDEEWLKQVGDIWRTSDNNGIKAAEADGNELITLSADETQAFKDAMQPVVTRWEDEVKGQGIDGPALVKEARELTAEEEKNLASQ; encoded by the coding sequence ATGAAATTTACGAAACTGCTGGGCCTGAGCGCCGCGGCCATGCTTTGGGCAAGCGGGAGCTTCGCACAGGAGATCACCCTCAAGCTGCACCATTTCCTTGGCGCCAAGGCGCCGGTGCAGACGCAGATGCTGGAGCCCTGGGCCAAGCGCGTCGAAGAGCTGTCGAACGGCAAGGTCAAGATCGAAATCTACCCGGCGATGACGCTGGGCGGTCGCCCGCCCGAGCTGGTGCAGCAGGCGCGTGACGGCGTGGTGGATCTGGTCTGGACGCTCAACGGCTACACGCCGGGCCTCTTCCCGCGCACCGAGGTGTTCGAACTGCCGACCGTCTTCAACAACGACCCGGCCGCGACCAACCTCGCGATGCGCGACATGTTCGACAAAGAGCTGAAGCAGGAATACGAGGACAAGGGCCTCGAAGTGATGTTCCTGCACGCCCATGCGGGCAACGGCATCCATACCGTGGATACCCCGGTTCACAGCCCCGCCGACGTGAAGGGCATGAAACTGCGCACGCCGTCGCGCACGGGCGCCTGGGTAATCGAGGCGCTGAACGCGCAGCCGGTCGCGATGCCAGTGCCGGAACTGCCGCAGGCGCTCTCGAAGAAGGTCGTGGACGGGGCGCTGATCCCGTGGGAGATCATCCCCGCGCTGAAGCTGCAGCAGCAGACCGAGTATCAGGTCGAAGGGCAGGACCATTGGCGTCTGGGCACCTCGATCTTCCAGGTGTCGATGAACAAGGCGAAATGGGACAGCCTGCCCGATGACGTCAAAGCGGCGTTCCGCAAGGCCTCCGACGAGGAGTGGCTGAAGCAGGTCGGTGATATCTGGCGCACCAGCGACAATAACGGGATCAAGGCCGCCGAAGCGGACGGCAACGAGCTGATCACGCTCTCGGCCGATGAGACCCAAGCCTTCAAGGATGCGATGCAGCCGGTCGTCACCCGTTGGGAAGACGAGGTGAAAGGCCAAGGCATCGACGGTCCGGCGCTGGTGAAAGAAGCCCGCGAGCTGACCGCTGAAGAAGAAAAGAACCTGGCGAGCCAGTAA
- a CDS encoding UvrD-helicase domain-containing protein, which translates to MERLKCVLQSSPLPFICYTSRKISYVVYMNLASKSFLAFLSDPLGRHPRSLSLQDKGIEARGAGSPWIGFGEISTRPSVRKGFLSWSLSLDLGDGRNLTLPAVNTPAAEKFADAAATAWTDFNRAELEKEDAAVRRILHALDEFKVPNVYPAACHVAPLARDAADLNCRVLSKLNAEAVGNEVMSRIAPIVAFAADPNTVRDAAIETFVEAQLLRWKDSFDTVESMPLTPEQRLSVVVDEDATLVLAGAGSGKTSVITAKAAYLVKTEIRKPSELLLLAFAKDAATEMSERIEARCGVPVAARTFHALAYEIIGDVEGEKPPLAPTATDDKAFLSLMKEILRHIVATASDIAQTVIGWFAGFFDDFPTEWDFKTKHEWYAQVESRNLRTLQGETVNSFEELLIANWLFRNGIAYEYEPSYEHKLQKTGRRVYTPDFRLTESGVYIEHFGVRKKRDRDGKEELTTAPYVDRDEYLEGMDWKRQVHAEHETILVETYSWEREEGRLLDALAEKLEPHVTLRPVPDIEIYDRVAEVGVVDSFTSLMGTFLRHFKNGGYRVEDCSDKAQTLKMGKRAEAFLKIFGAVFREYQSRLGDRIDFEDMVNRATALVESGHYQSPFKHILVDEFQDISTGRAKLIQALKRQHSDVKVFAVGDDWQSIYRFAGSDIHIMRNFGAEFGGTYAGATGVHRTVDLGRTFRSVDKIALAARRFVLRNPAQITKTVIPAGETDEQSIRIAWTRRDTGETALNDAVAALAATEGKGGGKPSILILGRYRFLRPDVARLQRQNPGATITFKTIHASKGLEADHVILLGVDNARMGFPSMIVDDPLLSLVSPEAEPYPNAEERRVMYVAVTRARRTVTILASEARPSVFVEELVKEPEFGVTVPLEAQKHAHTCPVCGGRLLHMAGKDGRDWYRCEHVKLCGSRMPACPACGVGLPVRSRTSGDLVCADCGESQRACPSCEAGWLVERRGRYGAFLSCVRFPDCDGKAKLQMGA; encoded by the coding sequence ATGGAACGCCTGAAATGTGTCCTACAGAGTTCCCCGCTGCCTTTTATCTGCTACACTTCGAGAAAGATTAGCTATGTCGTGTACATGAATCTCGCCTCGAAATCCTTCCTCGCGTTCCTGAGTGACCCTCTTGGCCGACACCCGAGGTCCCTGAGCCTCCAAGACAAGGGTATCGAGGCCCGCGGGGCTGGTTCACCCTGGATAGGGTTTGGAGAAATATCGACCCGTCCATCGGTGAGGAAGGGGTTTCTATCGTGGTCGCTTTCGCTCGATCTTGGGGACGGCCGAAACCTAACCTTGCCAGCGGTGAATACGCCTGCGGCCGAGAAATTCGCGGATGCGGCTGCCACCGCCTGGACGGATTTCAATCGGGCGGAGCTGGAGAAGGAGGACGCCGCGGTCCGACGCATCCTGCATGCGCTCGATGAGTTCAAGGTGCCGAATGTCTATCCTGCCGCATGCCATGTAGCGCCGCTGGCGCGCGACGCAGCCGATCTGAACTGCCGCGTGCTTTCCAAGCTGAACGCCGAGGCCGTTGGCAACGAGGTGATGTCCCGGATCGCCCCGATCGTGGCCTTCGCTGCCGATCCGAACACAGTCCGGGACGCGGCTATCGAGACGTTCGTGGAAGCTCAGCTGCTTCGGTGGAAAGACTCCTTCGACACGGTCGAATCCATGCCGCTGACACCGGAGCAGCGCCTGTCGGTGGTCGTCGACGAGGACGCAACGTTGGTTCTGGCCGGCGCCGGGTCCGGCAAGACCAGCGTTATCACGGCCAAGGCCGCATACCTGGTGAAGACGGAGATACGGAAGCCAAGCGAGCTCCTGCTCCTGGCCTTCGCCAAAGATGCTGCAACCGAGATGTCCGAGCGCATCGAGGCGCGGTGCGGGGTCCCCGTGGCGGCGCGCACCTTCCACGCATTGGCCTACGAGATCATCGGTGACGTGGAAGGGGAGAAGCCCCCCTTGGCGCCGACCGCGACGGACGACAAGGCCTTCCTATCCCTTATGAAGGAGATCCTTCGGCACATCGTGGCGACCGCCAGTGACATCGCGCAGACCGTGATCGGATGGTTCGCCGGTTTTTTCGACGACTTCCCGACAGAGTGGGACTTCAAGACCAAGCACGAATGGTATGCGCAGGTCGAAAGTCGCAACCTGCGGACGCTGCAAGGGGAGACGGTGAACAGCTTCGAAGAGCTGCTGATCGCCAACTGGCTGTTCCGGAACGGCATCGCCTACGAATATGAGCCGAGCTACGAGCACAAGCTCCAGAAGACCGGGCGTCGCGTCTACACGCCAGATTTCCGGCTGACAGAAAGCGGCGTCTACATCGAGCATTTCGGCGTGCGCAAGAAACGCGACAGGGATGGTAAGGAGGAGTTGACCACGGCGCCCTATGTCGACCGCGATGAATACCTTGAGGGCATGGATTGGAAGCGGCAAGTCCATGCCGAGCACGAGACGATTCTGGTCGAGACCTACAGCTGGGAGCGTGAAGAAGGTCGGTTGCTCGACGCGCTCGCCGAGAAACTCGAGCCCCACGTCACGCTGCGTCCGGTCCCTGATATCGAGATCTATGATCGTGTCGCCGAGGTCGGGGTGGTAGACAGCTTCACCTCGCTCATGGGCACCTTCCTGCGGCACTTCAAGAACGGAGGCTATCGGGTCGAGGACTGCTCAGACAAGGCGCAGACGCTCAAGATGGGCAAGCGTGCGGAGGCATTCCTGAAGATCTTTGGCGCCGTCTTCCGGGAATATCAATCTCGCTTGGGCGATCGGATCGACTTCGAGGACATGGTGAACCGCGCCACCGCTCTTGTCGAGAGCGGGCACTATCAAAGCCCATTCAAGCATATTCTCGTCGATGAGTTTCAGGATATCTCGACCGGGCGAGCGAAGCTGATCCAAGCGCTCAAGCGACAGCACTCCGATGTCAAGGTATTTGCCGTCGGCGACGACTGGCAGTCGATCTACCGCTTTGCCGGGTCGGACATCCACATCATGCGCAACTTCGGCGCGGAATTCGGCGGCACCTATGCAGGAGCCACCGGGGTCCATCGTACCGTCGATCTTGGTCGAACCTTCCGATCTGTCGACAAGATTGCCCTGGCGGCTCGCCGTTTCGTTCTTCGCAACCCCGCGCAGATCACCAAGACGGTGATCCCGGCAGGCGAGACGGACGAGCAGTCGATCAGGATCGCCTGGACGCGCCGCGACACCGGGGAGACGGCCTTGAACGACGCGGTGGCAGCTCTCGCCGCCACAGAAGGAAAGGGTGGTGGGAAGCCGTCCATCCTCATCCTCGGGCGTTATCGTTTCCTGCGGCCTGATGTGGCGCGGCTCCAGCGTCAGAACCCCGGGGCGACGATCACCTTCAAGACCATCCATGCATCAAAGGGCCTCGAGGCTGATCACGTGATCCTCCTTGGCGTCGACAACGCCAGGATGGGCTTCCCGTCGATGATCGTCGACGACCCCCTGCTCAGCCTGGTATCGCCCGAGGCCGAGCCATATCCGAACGCCGAAGAACGGCGCGTCATGTATGTCGCCGTGACCCGGGCCCGTCGGACCGTGACCATCCTTGCATCGGAGGCGCGACCCTCCGTCTTCGTCGAAGAGCTGGTGAAAGAGCCGGAGTTCGGCGTGACTGTGCCCTTGGAGGCCCAGAAGCACGCCCACACCTGTCCGGTTTGCGGCGGGCGTCTGCTTCACATGGCAGGCAAGGACGGTCGCGACTGGTATCGCTGCGAGCATGTGAAGTTGTGCGGCAGTCGCATGCCAGCTTGCCCGGCCTGCGGTGTCGGCCTTCCGGTCCGTTCCCGGACCAGTGGAGATCTGGTTTGCGCTGATTGCGGCGAGAGCCAGCGGGCCTGCCCCAGTTGCGAAGCAGGATGGTTAGTCGAACGGCGCGGCCGATATGGAGCATTCCTCAGTTGTGTCCGCTTCCCAGACTGCGATGGAAAAGCCAAGCTGCAAATGGGCGCATGA
- a CDS encoding transposase — translation MSDHRYRPEIEILSVTDTGRRRRWTDEEKVRIVEESFGGRGRVAETARRHDIGRTLLVRWRRQYREGRLTSGDARPQFTPLAIAAPEEAEDQGGPFAPVPTPETAEVLMADITLANGRRLSVAATIDPMVLARLVQALDPS, via the coding sequence ATGTCCGACCATAGATACAGACCCGAAATTGAGATCCTTTCTGTCACCGATACCGGGCGCCGTCGGCGTTGGACGGATGAAGAGAAGGTGCGCATCGTTGAAGAAAGCTTTGGCGGTAGAGGGCGTGTCGCCGAGACAGCCCGGCGTCATGATATTGGCCGCACCCTGCTGGTGCGCTGGCGTCGCCAATACCGCGAAGGCAGGCTGACGAGCGGCGATGCACGACCGCAGTTCACACCGTTGGCCATCGCCGCTCCTGAAGAAGCGGAGGATCAAGGCGGACCGTTTGCACCGGTTCCGACGCCAGAGACAGCCGAGGTCCTGATGGCAGATATTACCCTCGCGAATGGCCGTCGCCTGTCTGTGGCGGCCACGATTGACCCGATGGTGCTGGCGCGCCTCGTGCAAGCCCTGGATCCGTCATGA
- a CDS encoding TRAP transporter large permease, translated as MDPITLGLLGLAILVGLIVMRVPIAYAMILVGAGGTAIINGPAILLSQLKTLAYGQFSIYDLSVVPMFVLMGALATKTGLSRDMFRAANAWFGWMRGGTAMASIAACAGFGAVCGSSLATASTMGKVALPELDRYNYSPALATGSVAAGGVLGILIPPSVILVIYAVIVEANIVTMFMAALIPGLIAVVLFLMTIAIYVRLVPSAGPAQGVSDKEEFWAATRGVLPVLGIFGVVIGGIYAGFYNPTPAAAIGVFAVFVYGLFRGLMSREAMRSSILETAGTTGMIYLILLGAELLKIFMSRAGVPQAAADMAVNSGLPPMMVMAILLIALIVLGCLMDSMSMILLVLPFFWPVLVEINGGLYQMADGSGFGLSTDELKVWFGILALVVVELGLITPPVGMNVFVISALAKNVPMGTTFRGVFPFFLSELVRVALLLGFPALTLWLPRVLGG; from the coding sequence ATGGACCCGATTACTCTCGGCCTGCTGGGCCTCGCCATTCTCGTGGGGCTCATCGTGATGCGTGTGCCCATTGCCTACGCGATGATCCTCGTGGGTGCTGGCGGCACCGCGATCATCAACGGCCCGGCGATCCTGCTGAGCCAGCTCAAGACGCTCGCTTACGGCCAGTTCTCGATCTATGACCTCTCGGTCGTGCCGATGTTCGTCCTGATGGGGGCGCTGGCCACCAAGACAGGCCTGTCGCGCGACATGTTCCGCGCCGCGAACGCGTGGTTCGGCTGGATGCGCGGCGGCACCGCGATGGCTTCGATCGCCGCCTGTGCGGGCTTCGGCGCGGTCTGCGGCTCCTCGCTCGCCACGGCCTCGACGATGGGCAAGGTCGCCCTGCCGGAGCTGGATCGCTACAACTACTCGCCGGCGCTCGCGACCGGTTCGGTCGCCGCGGGCGGCGTGCTGGGCATCCTGATCCCGCCCTCGGTGATCCTCGTGATCTACGCGGTGATCGTGGAGGCCAATATCGTCACCATGTTCATGGCTGCGCTGATCCCCGGTCTGATCGCCGTCGTGCTGTTCCTGATGACCATCGCGATCTATGTCCGCCTCGTGCCGAGCGCGGGCCCCGCGCAGGGCGTGTCGGACAAGGAAGAGTTCTGGGCGGCCACGCGCGGCGTGCTGCCGGTGCTGGGCATCTTCGGCGTGGTGATCGGCGGCATCTATGCGGGCTTCTACAACCCGACGCCCGCCGCTGCGATCGGCGTCTTCGCGGTGTTCGTCTACGGGCTCTTCCGCGGGCTGATGTCGCGCGAGGCGATGCGCTCGTCGATCCTCGAGACGGCGGGCACTACGGGCATGATCTACCTGATCCTGCTGGGCGCAGAGCTTCTGAAGATATTCATGTCGCGGGCAGGGGTGCCGCAGGCGGCCGCCGATATGGCGGTGAATTCGGGCCTGCCGCCGATGATGGTGATGGCGATCCTGCTGATCGCGCTGATCGTGCTGGGCTGCCTGATGGACTCGATGTCGATGATCCTGCTGGTGCTGCCCTTCTTCTGGCCGGTGCTGGTCGAGATCAATGGCGGGCTTTACCAGATGGCGGACGGCTCTGGCTTCGGCCTCTCGACCGACGAGCTGAAGGTCTGGTTCGGTATCCTCGCGCTTGTCGTGGTGGAGCTAGGCCTGATCACGCCGCCGGTGGGGATGAATGTCTTCGTGATCTCGGCGCTGGCGAAGAACGTGCCGATGGGCACCACCTTCCGCGGTGTCTTCCCGTTCTTCCTGTCCGAGCTGGTGCGCGTCGCGCTGCTGCTGGGCTTCCCGGCGCTGACGCTGTGGTTGCCACGGGTGCTGGGCGGCTGA
- a CDS encoding serine/threonine-protein kinase, with product MLKPHNVADVEFRLIREIGHEGRNSTAYIVHDLQLDAEIVMKRIDKVNLNSSDEYFAEARALYSTAHQNVVPVLYACADDDHVFIALPYYENGSLKPVISARNLTVREIVKISCQLISGLHNIHSKNLVHFDIKPDNVLLSGRGEPLLSDFGLAKQMYLGEAWQTRFYTPIVAPEVLTGPPYDLRYDIYQLGLLMYRMCCGEGNFRAQFDAAHSSREAFATALQNGTFPDRNAFPEHIPDRLRRAVVRCLEPDPEDRYDSALAVANDLGKVDQCLDWSYEHNGARKVWSLSKDGSVKRFEVDADGSTVFTTTNRNGRSRRKNAHCQNRMTKTAIRRVLRVEQ from the coding sequence ATGCTTAAACCGCACAACGTCGCCGACGTCGAATTTCGCCTTATACGAGAGATTGGTCACGAAGGTCGGAACTCTACAGCGTACATCGTCCACGACTTGCAGCTTGATGCGGAGATCGTGATGAAGAGAATAGACAAGGTGAATCTTAATTCTTCTGACGAGTATTTCGCGGAGGCAAGAGCATTATACTCCACCGCGCATCAGAATGTGGTGCCTGTTCTCTATGCATGTGCCGATGATGATCATGTATTTATCGCTCTACCCTACTATGAGAATGGTTCCCTCAAGCCCGTAATCTCCGCCCGGAACTTAACTGTGCGTGAAATCGTGAAGATATCGTGTCAGTTGATTTCCGGCCTACACAACATTCACTCAAAAAATTTGGTTCATTTCGATATAAAGCCAGATAACGTCCTGCTTTCAGGACGAGGCGAGCCGCTGCTCTCCGATTTCGGATTGGCCAAACAAATGTATCTCGGTGAGGCGTGGCAGACGCGGTTCTATACACCCATCGTTGCGCCGGAGGTGTTAACCGGACCTCCCTACGACCTTCGATACGATATCTATCAACTTGGTTTGCTCATGTATCGCATGTGTTGCGGCGAGGGCAACTTCCGTGCTCAGTTCGATGCAGCTCACAGTAGCAGGGAAGCATTCGCTACGGCCCTGCAGAACGGAACCTTCCCAGATCGGAACGCCTTTCCTGAACACATACCGGATAGACTGCGGCGTGCGGTGGTACGATGTTTGGAGCCCGATCCGGAGGATCGTTATGACTCTGCGCTCGCAGTCGCGAACGATTTGGGAAAGGTGGATCAATGCCTGGATTGGTCCTACGAACACAATGGTGCAAGGAAGGTTTGGAGCCTATCGAAAGACGGTTCAGTGAAGCGGTTCGAAGTTGACGCTGACGGTTCCACTGTCTTCACCACTACCAACAGAAACGGGCGATCTCGCCGGAAGAATGCGCACTGTCAAAATAGAATGACTAAGACCGCTATACGCCGTGTTCTCAGGGTTGAGCAATGA
- a CDS encoding lyase family protein gives MSLSPLDSPLWSGLYGDPELGAMLGDAALLAAMVRVEVALAEACAAEGVVPESAAAEIAQQLTGYQPDPAALAAGAARDGVPVPALLSDLRAKLSEEAGQALHWGATSQDIIDSATALVMTQALTVIVERLRRLIRVTGALAGREAETVMAGRTRSQIGLPVTFGALVASWGQPLIDAAARMAMLQGAGRISLHGAVGTDAALGDKAQAVRNRMAAALGLQAEDQPWHSRRDAMAATGAQAVLLTGSLGKIGTDVVTLAQSGINEVRIAGGGSSTMPHKSNPVAAEALVALARHAAHLQVSLFESALHGQFRDGATWALEWMSLRPILVACGASLRLAEEMLNGLEADAPRMRANLEAAGFGPYAERAIFTLAETLPRNVAKTAVQEAMAAPDPVAALLAAHPELDGDTLTDPLLAAGQAPAQARAFAQRCNDLCGGDA, from the coding sequence ATGAGCCTGTCGCCCCTCGACAGCCCGCTCTGGTCCGGTCTCTACGGCGATCCGGAACTGGGTGCGATGCTTGGCGATGCCGCATTGCTGGCTGCAATGGTGCGTGTCGAGGTGGCATTGGCCGAGGCCTGTGCGGCCGAAGGGGTCGTGCCCGAGAGCGCGGCTGCCGAGATCGCGCAGCAGTTGACCGGCTATCAACCCGATCCGGCGGCACTGGCCGCAGGAGCTGCGCGCGATGGCGTGCCGGTTCCGGCGCTGCTGAGCGATCTGCGCGCCAAGCTGTCGGAAGAGGCGGGGCAGGCGCTCCATTGGGGGGCGACCTCGCAGGACATTATCGACAGCGCAACGGCGCTTGTGATGACGCAGGCGCTTACCGTGATCGTAGAGCGGCTGCGGCGCTTGATCCGCGTGACCGGCGCGCTGGCCGGGCGCGAGGCGGAGACGGTGATGGCCGGGCGCACCCGTAGCCAGATCGGCCTGCCGGTCACCTTCGGCGCGCTGGTCGCGTCGTGGGGTCAGCCGCTGATCGACGCGGCGGCGCGGATGGCAATGTTGCAAGGCGCGGGGCGGATCTCTCTGCATGGCGCGGTCGGCACGGATGCGGCGCTGGGCGACAAGGCGCAGGCGGTGCGCAATCGCATGGCTGCGGCGCTGGGCCTGCAGGCCGAGGATCAGCCGTGGCACAGCCGCCGCGACGCGATGGCCGCGACCGGGGCGCAGGCGGTGCTGCTGACCGGTTCGCTGGGCAAGATCGGCACGGATGTCGTGACGCTCGCCCAATCTGGCATCAACGAGGTGCGGATCGCGGGCGGGGGCTCGTCCACCATGCCGCATAAATCGAACCCCGTGGCCGCCGAGGCGCTGGTGGCGCTGGCGCGTCACGCCGCGCATCTGCAAGTGAGCCTTTTCGAATCCGCGCTGCACGGTCAGTTCCGCGACGGTGCCACCTGGGCGCTGGAATGGATGAGCCTGCGCCCGATCCTCGTGGCCTGCGGCGCGTCGCTGCGCCTCGCCGAGGAGATGCTGAACGGGCTCGAGGCCGACGCGCCCCGGATGCGCGCCAATCTCGAGGCGGCGGGCTTCGGCCCCTATGCCGAGCGCGCGATTTTCACGCTGGCCGAGACGCTGCCGCGCAACGTGGCGAAGACAGCGGTGCAAGAGGCGATGGCCGCACCCGATCCGGTGGCGGCGCTTCTGGCCGCCCATCCCGAACTCGACGGGGACACCCTGACCGATCCGCTTCTCGCGGCAGGGCAAGCCCCGGCGCAGGCGCGCGCTTTTGCGCAGCGCTGCAATGACCTTTGCGGAGGAGACGCATGA
- a CDS encoding TRAP transporter small permease, with product MHSATETFLRKAIYAWALAGGGVLAAIVAVNVWTVVGGFIGLPFAGDFELTEMGVAIAAFMFLPYCQLADQNVTADIFTSKLSAAVQRRFSSIGSVLALGFAALLLWRMYFGMLDQKSYSLATTILQIPVWWAYLPALASLALLFIAAALSLRDNWTGRA from the coding sequence ATGCATTCTGCAACTGAGACTTTCTTGCGCAAGGCGATCTATGCCTGGGCCCTCGCCGGAGGCGGGGTGCTTGCAGCGATCGTCGCCGTAAACGTCTGGACCGTGGTGGGCGGCTTTATCGGGCTGCCCTTCGCGGGAGACTTCGAGCTGACGGAGATGGGGGTCGCCATCGCGGCCTTCATGTTCCTGCCCTATTGCCAACTCGCCGATCAGAACGTGACGGCGGATATCTTCACCTCGAAACTGAGCGCCGCCGTGCAGCGCCGCTTCTCGTCGATCGGCTCGGTGCTGGCGCTGGGCTTCGCGGCGCTTCTGCTGTGGCGGATGTATTTCGGGATGCTTGACCAGAAATCCTATTCGCTCGCCACCACGATCCTGCAGATCCCGGTCTGGTGGGCCTACCTTCCCGCGCTTGCTTCGCTGGCGCTACTTTTCATCGCCGCAGCGCTGAGCCTGCGGGACAACTGGACGGGGCGTGCCTGA
- the tnpB gene encoding IS66 family insertion sequence element accessory protein TnpB (TnpB, as the term is used for proteins encoded by IS66 family insertion elements, is considered an accessory protein, since TnpC, encoded by a neighboring gene, is a DDE family transposase.), which yields MIAFPAGVRVWIAGGVTDMRRGMNTLALTVQQGLGRDPHAGEIFCFRGRKGELVKLLWHDGVGMSLYTKRLEAGKFIWPTSGSGEAVQISAAQLGYLLEGIDWRNPRWTQRPAKAG from the coding sequence ATGATCGCGTTCCCGGCGGGGGTGCGCGTCTGGATCGCGGGCGGAGTGACTGACATGCGGCGCGGTATGAACACCTTGGCGTTGACGGTGCAGCAGGGTCTGGGGCGCGATCCCCATGCCGGCGAGATCTTCTGCTTTCGCGGGCGCAAGGGCGAGCTGGTCAAGCTTCTCTGGCACGACGGGGTGGGCATGTCGCTCTATACGAAGCGGCTGGAGGCGGGGAAGTTCATCTGGCCGACCAGTGGAAGCGGCGAGGCGGTGCAGATCTCCGCGGCCCAGCTCGGTTATCTTCTGGAGGGGATCGACTGGCGCAATCCACGCTGGACCCAACGCCCTGCAAAGGCGGGATAA